From Platichthys flesus chromosome 19, fPlaFle2.1, whole genome shotgun sequence:
TGATGTTACTTTCACAGCAGGGATGAAGTGTGAGAGCGAGACCCAGAGCAGGGATGGAGAGCGGAGGCCCACAGACACCAACATGtagtctgttttgtttttaggtACTTCTCATTAAATAAGAATGTCAGACATATGGTGCAAATCATAAACATGCTTTAAGGCCCTatggtgatgtttttttaatgcttgCTGCAATATGAAAACATCCATCATGTTGATGTACTTGAGCATTAGCCAGCTTTGTCACATTCTTACCTCAATAGTTGGCGGGAGCCACATGGACCCCCATATGAGCTGAGAGAGGTAAGAATGAGATTTGCTGGCTCTTGAAGTAAGCATATTCgtcagtggaaaaaaaaactatggcTTGATCCCAAGTTATGAGGAGCTCAATAGCCTTCTTAAAAACTGGTTTGGTATATGCATAtgcttggtgtgtgtctgtgcactgagagaaaagagacagcCCTTTCTATGTGGAAGCCATGAAAAGCGCCCTTTTGTCCACGTTTGTTTACATCTCTGACATGCTTGCGTGTTGCTCTGGCAACGCTCCCCGATCATAAGTCCTTTTCTTTGTCAGGGCTCCAGCCTTTAACAGGTCTGGCTTCTATCACATAAACACAGCGACAAGAGAGGATCTGCTGCACTGCACTTTGGACACTGCCTGACTGTCAGTAAGtcaatgaaaaataagaaaaaggaaACGTgagagaggtaaaaaaaaaaaaaaaaaaaaaggaaaagtcagCTAACAGGGAGGAAGGatgaaaaaaaggcaaataagGTTTTGCCTTAAAAAAAGCCAAAAAAGGTTTCGCCTTATTTGCCTTTTTTACAGTTTCGATGAGAAAATGGGATGAAAGTAAAATGGAATGAAACTGCAAGTGAAGCATGAcggaagacagaaagagaaagtagaTCCCCATGTCAGTCACCTGGAGCTTTCTCAAATATCAGTGGGAGGTTCAGTCACCCAGAGGGACTCCAACCTTCTCAAATGGTGAAATAACCCTCAGCACTGTCTCAGAAGAGGGTTATAAAACCTATCACAGCAAGCAGCCAAGTAGAGGGTGCTCTTATGTAACACTAGAATTAAATACTACAGTCAGCGGTGTGGAGAGTGAATttagtggtgtgtgtttgagtgtgtgagtgtgtggtgggggtaggacagaggacacaacaGAGACGTTGCTCTAGTTGTGAGAGGAAGGAGACTCAGAGGTAGGACGGTTGAAAATCCATGACACGCGTCAGGAGGCAAACATGACACTGACGTGACACTGCtcctttattttgtatttgtgaatgtaTGATATTAGTAAAACccagaaagtaaaaaaataaaacacttactTTGGCAACATCTTTAATTGGTTCTCCCTCAGCTCCAAGATCTGTAATTTTGTCAACCTGGAACAaagtaataaatgtttttttaaatgacacttaATTACCTGAGTTTTGCAAATAGTTTTGTTAATCATAACTGTCTGAATTATTCTGAGAAAACTACgaaaattatgaaaaactcCCCATcgcacaatgttaaagaaagtgaaactaattctggatctgccccctgatatgaatgtaaaacaaaatgtttttttttcttctgtgggCTTTACCTCTCACAgattttcatggaaatcagttttgCTTTATATGGATTACTATAAAGCAATCAAACATTTACAATGTATTAAGAGCTTAGAATACATTCTTATAGGTCTTTTGACATAATCATTATTCTGTCATCATACTACCAAGCCCTACTGAATTGTAGATTTAGCAGTTTAAGAAAATCACTCTGGTCAAACCTCAACCAGTCATTCTGTAACAGGTCTGAAATGTTTAGTCATTTCTGACCTTCAATGTGAATGCATTcctttacacatttttaaagttaGTGTTCTACGCAGTTctattgaaatattaaaattagattttcaaTCAGATAAATCTTGTGCATCACAACCATGTGAGTGTCACGACCCCAATCATCTACTGACTGTGGCTTCACATGAAACAGTCACagtaaaaccttttattttattagaatCAATGTCATCCTAATCCCAAGCTGACCTGCCAAAGCTGGCTGGTAGGAACTCCAAAAAGGCATCGTTCAGGTAGAGCTGCGTCAGACTCAGGAGCTGCGTGAAGCCATCTGGGAGCCTGACAACACACATTGTACAGGAATCACACCAAACATACTGCAAAGCTAGAGTACTGCAACTCGAAAATGTATGCGTCACATTACATCAAAATGCAGTAAATTAATTATACAAGGTCGTGCTGTACTCACTTTGATATGGGATTCACACTGGCTTCGACAATGGTTAGGACCTTGCAGTTCTTGATGTTTTCTGGAAACTCCTGGATACCTAAAGAGAAATACACAAGTTAGCATCAgtggattaaaaacacaactacTCAACAGGGATTAAACATCTGAGATGACGTATCCCAACCATTTTATTACTGCTGGCACAAAACAAATGACTCATGAAAGAACTTAAAAGGATAAAGGATAATGCAAGCCATCTTGCTCGCGTTCTGCAGGAGTAGCTTTGCGAATGTTAAACAAAGGTGGTTTGTGAGTACAAACAGGATGGCTCTCTGCCTGAACTCTGAGCTCAGGGTGCATTAAGAGTAGCTCTGCACCTTTCTTGTCTAAAGAACCACAGAGACGTGCTCTTAAGGTGACAtaataaaagaaagagaggaagaagaggaaaaaaaaaagagcaatgaGTGATAGTCTGCAAGCCCTCACGAAATGTCCACGACGTGCACATTGCAAGATGGATGACGTGACCAAGTCTCAAGGTTATTTCCACCCACTTTGTTTTGTGTCCACAACACTTTGCTCAGAGTGCTTTGTGAAGAAGGATAAGCTACTTTTAATGTCAACATGGCAACGCTCTGTTCATGAAAACCAACCACATCCTTaaacatttgtttgatctgGGCTGTCTCTGCACTCACTCATTTATATTAGAATTACCTGTTTGACCTTTCTCCTTCGCCATGAAAGAGTTTTTGCGGCTGACCGAGTACCCTCTACTTCAGCTCTGCTTAATTTTAAGGTCACAGAGTGAAGATCGAGCATCTTCCACAGTAACCTGCACAGTGAACAGTTTTAGCTTGCGATGCTTAAAATCCATTTGGGAGGCACAAAGGAAAGGTCTGATAGTAAGTTTAACGTGTACGTGTCGATATGTTTGAAAAATAATCGCCATATAGTCGCATGTTGTATTCTAGGAGCAGGCTGGTTAATAGAAATGCAAATTTTAGAATATATGTCAAGAAGGTGAATATCCTTTGTAcggtcttctgcacaatttcaGTTACTAATTACCACTTTACACACTTTGACTGCAGCGTTTTTTGTTCTTAACATCAAACTAGAGCAACATAATGTGAAGTTATCAAACAGGCAAACTCTAAACACAACTTTTCAAAGCTcttaatcaaataaaacagaggGCTTATCATCAAGATGGTAAATGTCACACTAAAAATTGGTGTCTCTTCCCTGTTTGGCACCACTTATATGACACTTACAATTAGCTGAACTGAGTCATCTTTTCCGTATTTTTTTTCCGGCTACGATGCTATGCTACAAAGATGGAATCTAGTATAATGCAGGTCTGTGCTCGACCTCTGCTTCTATCTCTCACATCAGGGATTTTGAGTAGTATACCCATATTGTGTGGTAACGTGGCAAACAAAAAATGCCCTAGCTTAAAACCGGAGAATATCTGCGGAATAAATCGTAACACTTTCCTGGCAATTTAGTTTCTAAAAAATTATCTCTTTTCACTGATCAGTGCCTGTAGTCGTAATTGCAACACAAGAGCAACTAGGACAAGTTACAAGTTTGATCTTGACGGGTCACTAACCCGGGGACTTGGGTCAGTTTTCAGGCCTCAGTAACATGATCTGATGAAGAGTTTTAAATGACCTTAACCTTCCAGTCAAGTGACATCGAACCTGAGTGACATTTCTGAAGAAAAGATTGCCTTGTTACTTACTGTTTTTGCTGACATCAAGCTCCCTGAGATTGATGAGGTTTGCAATCGCTGCTGGCATCACCGTAAGGTCATTATCTGGCAAGCTCAGTCGATGTAATAACTGGCAGTTAAACAGTTGCTAGTGGAAAAAGACAAGAGATAcgtttttttaatcaataagTACAGCTGAACAAGAATACTCAGTGTAACATTAGGAAACCAACATCATCGGCCAAAGCTTTTAATAAGAGATTAAAtagtcacccacacacacagagtaaaacatttccatatgTATGTGTGCCTTACTTTAGGCAGTTCCTCGATCTGGTTGGCATCGAGATAGAGCTCCTGCAGGGTCTTCTCAAAGTTAAAGATCTCCTTAGGAACAGTCTCCAGGCTGCAGTGGGAGTAGTCCAGCGATGTTaccgtctcctcctcaccccgCAAGCAGCGGCAGGGCACCAGACGAACAAACAAGCTCCGCTTGGACATCCTCAGTCACTACAGAGAGAAAACGGAGAGATAGGTAAAGTGAGTAGAGGATTAATAGGAGTTAAGGAGGTAAGTGGTGTAAGGCGACTTCTGCTTTCACAATTCAGCTTCAAGTGTACACATTCAGAAGTTTTCATCTCACCTTTgtaacacatacagtatgttttgtttttagtgcaggctgaaaataaatatacacatacaaacactgaTTTCGATAACTGATCTGAACATCTGATTAATAACGCTGTCACATAACGATGTGAGAGCAGTCTTAATGTCAGAACAGAAcacctgttgttttctttgcacCAACATATGGAGAACcatgagagaaaaataaatgatgaaactACACAGGACCATATACTGATCAtcaatgtatttttctattttaagaGAAACTTGatcttttttattatatcaCTCAGCTGTCAGCCATTACAGAGCAAGAGGGATGTTTTACAATAAAGGTTCATAGCTTTAAGTGTAACAAGCAGACACAAATACAGTAGAAAAGGGAACTGGTCAAAAACCATAACCTGCATACTCAGTGAACAGAACACATTCCCAACCCCCTCAGTTCCTTTTATAAAGGGGGAATTGGTGTATTTGTCAAGCCAGGACTTATTTTCATAGGTTTGTTCAATGTGATTATAAGTCATGACAGCAATACACTCGCCAGCTCCTTTGTACAAAGTCTCAGACATTCACTAATAgagaagtagtagtagttgtactAGCCCACTCGAGCCAGTTTCGCTCAACAGAAACACTTACAGGAGGCTTATGCTCTTTGTCCTAATCAACATTTGCTCTTACCAGGTATCTATATATCTAGTAATTTCCGAAATCTGCCGGTATGTTGAACGCATATCTCCAAAACTCTTCATCTTACCGGCTAAATAGTTGACATGTGTGTTGTTAAGGGCTCATAGAGGTGCAGTCCCAATTTGgacatgtgatatgttcaataataataaccagGTGACCAGCACTGTGTAGCAATGGCTGCTGGGACTCATGTTATTGTTCACAACAAACTTATCTTTGAATTAACCGGTGAACAGctatgtgcagcagcagtggcttcACAGTTTTGCAGACTGAGTCAATCAGTAAAATAGTATGTGttagttttacagtttcagagagaaagctgcaaccagcataaCCACAGGTCAAGCAGCCCATTACAAACAGGCAGGGTTAgaatgggcactgcactagGCTCCAAATCTCCACAGTGGTGGTGGAGTGTAAACCCAAAAACATAAATGGGTGACAAGCAGGTTGTCAAATAGTGAAAGTTCCCCTTAACATGTCATCACTGTGACATGGAACTACACTTAATAAAAATACAGTAGATCCATCATTGCGGTTCAGGCACTTCAGTAGGATATTTCAAAACAGCCAAGGGTTACATCATAGACACTCAATTCTTATATTTCATCCAGTATATTCTGCCAACGTGCTCTCACATTTGCAAATAAGTTACAGATGGTCACTGACAATGAGTCATCATTTAGACCTGAAAACAAGTagcttaaaaaaatacaaataacagGCCTGACAattgtttttatctcttttaagttttcatgaaaaaaatattttgtcccAGTGGAACCTGATATAAAAAGctattttctcatttattcaTGGTAAAAGCTGTTTTCCACTTCTAAAATGTCCATAGGTATGTATAATGAGCAGCTTTTCAATACCATGGATAAACTGGAGCCTCATTTGAGTCAAGTGGAGGCTTAAAATGCAGAAGGGAAGTAGGTCATGAATCAGTCGGCATTTCGGGAAATCCTCGACTAGTTTTATCCAAAAAACTGTCTCCACCACAAAATAATGacataaaagcaataaaatatcTTCGGCTTAAACCTATTTGTGAAGATCTCGCAGGACAGATGGGAAAGGAGCTGTAAACCTGTCCTTTAAACTTGCTACAAGGATATGgacatatatttttatagtttGAGTCAGGTCAGTAGTACAGCATGCACTATGGAATGTGCTCTGGTCAACAGAGGCTTTGTTCTGTGGTCCGTGTAGAGAATGTGGCTTTTCCTCCCCCTCATCTTAATCTAAGCGCCGCCACTGCACATAATCTCAGAGTCCTTCACTCACTGCTTACACCAACCATCTAACGGAGATGTAAAATTGTGATAGCCTTGACCCAGGCCATCAGCCACGCCCACAGTCTGCCTATAAGTGGAACTATGCCAGTCATTCTCTGGGAAATTTTGTCAGCTGTTTACAACCTAGCATCCTCAATATCACATGTACATATTTTGCATGTCTGCATAGAGGGACTTTCTAGAAACAATGCAAATTAGATGTGACTGTTTTTGGAGATGCTCAAAATGTGACCTCTCCATCAAGTTGTCATGGAATAACCCAAAAACCTCATACTCCTACTaagctttaaaaaaatccaacaaaacaccttttaatttcatattaataaaatatcatGAAGGAACAATAAAAAATTGATAAATCGGACTCACAGGAGGGACAGTTGGGTATCCCTTCATCTAAATCTCATTAAAAATGAGTGCATGTATGAACATGCCCACACTCGCATGAAGTATGCCCCACCAAGAGCCTCCCACACACTATTTGCTATAACAGGAAACTCATGTATAAATACACTGACTAATCTAGTCTATCACCAAAAATGATGACAGAGGGCTTGGCTCCATTCACCTCTGAGTAACAAGCACCAAGCGTATGAATGACGTGTGCTagagtgggaggagagggaggactggaagaggagggagcatGGAATGGGTTAACAGAATATTGGGTAGTTGTGAGGTATGCAACCGAAAGCAATTTAGCAGCAAGAGCAGATTAAGGGATCATGAGAAAGGCTGAAGGGAGAGACGTATATAGTTTGAAAGAATAACAGGGCAGCAGAGGCAAACATGTTATAGCTGGTAGAAGAATTTAATCTCACAAGTTAAGGATGGGTTTTTAATGATAGATCCTACTGATGTGAAATGACCCGAAAATCTGTATGCTGGCTACATTACAGCATTACAAGACAAACGCCTCTATATAACAAGGGTACAGTCAATGTGTCCCACAAAACTTTATTGATTGCTATCATCAACTATTTTAATATGTACCAATAAACAAAAGAATTGATAGCACTAAACAGCATTGATTTGTGGCTTTAAGCAGGACCAGACAAAAGGTAACCGATTCCACTGACAAGTTTGTGAATCTAGAATCTAATAATTTCCCTTTGTGCCATAGAGCCCTGTTATTATCCCAAACCATAAACTAACCTAACCTAATAAGCCATACCTTTGGGTAACACGTTTCCTCATTACCCAAAACATGGCCACAATAGTTATTAGGTCAATCACATGCACACTATCATGGTACCAAGCAAATACTCACTGTATGAATACAATGCCGAAAATAGCCCAATAAACATACAATTACCCCCGTTTTAATATTTGCTAAAAGCTTTGACACTATTgatacattcacaaaaaaactacCTTTACCAGAGGTAATTAAATGACTCAATAGGTCGGAGGTTTGTGATACCCAGCatacaacagcagcaacaaaaagATGTACAAACATTATTTTCTAAACTGTGCATTATACCATACATTTGCATAACACACCATTGACAAGGAGTTAATTCACTGCTGTACAACCTAGGCATTTCTACCATATAGGAAAAGATAGAGAAAATGATAGAGGGCAGATAGAGAGGCATCGTTTACTCTAGTagacaaagaaagtgaaatggGCTGGATAACCATGGCCTAACAAGGCAGTCTGTCTGGCTGAAGCTCCTCCAAGAGTAATCTGGAGGGCAGCACAGTAATGAGAGCCGCACTGCATACAACATAGATAGGCTTATCCACTGACCTACATGTTACTGGAATGATGACTGCCTCCACTCACCCAGCTTAAGTCCATCCACagctttttactttttcactAAGAAAGTTCAAGACAAGCACTAGAGATTTCCAGACATGTTAAGCTCTCAGataagattttcttttttagccTACTTATTTAAGCAGCACATTTACTAATCGGGGGGCTAGTAAGAGCTTGGCCTTATCGCAGGGGAATTGGTAAAAGCATAAGAAACATGCTGTGTACTGTGTGAATGGTAGAAGTATGACTCTACAGAATGGCAATGATCATTGGCAGttcctctgtgcagcagtgaatGAAACAGTCCAGAGGGCAGGCCTGCCACAGATCCTCACTCTATTCTCCCAGTCAGGAGCCAGGAAACCCACCCCCAGTCACTCCTGCAACTTTAGTTCCTCCTGGGTCAGTGCTGTTGCCATAGGGACGATGGTCAAGGGTAGAAGCAGTTCTCTGACCCCGGAAGTCAAAGACAAAACGCAGAGCTTACTTAACTGCTTGTCTGAAAGTGACTGATAACACAGGCAGAGGAGTTGTTAGGCTCCACATAGTGCAGTTAAAGCAAACGAAAAATATGGGAGACAAATTCTGCATGAAACTTTGACTACACTATGTCATACTTGAAATGTCTGAGTGTTTCCCTACGGTCATTCAGTCCTTCCACTGTGGCCCACAAGGACCCATTGGCCTAGTTTCACTTTATCAAGGAGAATATGTTGGGAAAAAATGTGTCTCTGCTACTAAAAGTCcaatgtttgtttaatctaCTTCATAGAGTTGGTCAAAGGCCATggagctttcagacatgaaataaCCAACACTCAGTATGTGTAAAAGGTTTAAACGGAAATGCAAGTGCAGTGTTTGACAGTAGCAAGCAGCTTGTGATATTTATAGCAAGTGGCACTCGTCTGGTTGATATGGCAGAATGTGATTAGTGTGGGCTAGCTCTCGCCTTATGAAAGGAGCTTTTGATCCAGATTGCAGTGGACTGTTACGGGTTTGCTGGGACACAGCTGAAATTTTTTATTAGACAAAATGGTTACAAAAAATATTGCACAAAACATAACCTGCAGAGCctgtcaaacacacatgcaatggCTCTGTCTGTGAAGGAAGGGGAAAGGACAAGTCACTTCCTCAATCCAGGGTGGAGTGCAAATGGGCTATACAGTATGCTAGAATTTAAATGTCAACCCCTTTCAAATGGGATCATATACATGCCAAGTCCCGCAACGATCTGTGAGTCTAAGAAGAATTCACACACcaaaaaaatcctttttttatgATCAAACTTCTTGTTGCCTGGTCTTCTGGTATAAAGTCTGTAGACATCCAGGAGAATTCGATGTGGGAACGCACCGGGGGATTCACCACGAGCGATTGGTGGCTAGAGAGAACAACGAACCCTAACCCAGGTGAAAAAGTGGTGtttgtcaagagagtttgtggcgATAATATCTGACgacggtgtctgtgtgttgtcaagaaaatcacatgatctccgcagcggagttaatacgtcacttcctgcatcTGCCTTCTGCACCTGGCCGTCCACCTCTCGCTTGAATAATGCAGAGGGTTTATTctgttgtgaatgcatctgtgcagaaaaactcctgctgcgttgtgcatgtgtgcaagtCAAACTGCGGGTAAATTCTGTAGCCAATCCCACAGGTCATGTCTCAAAATGACTTAAGTTACGACACTGCTATGGAACGCAACTTGCAAACACTAATCAGTATGTTTCCATTTGTAGTCGTTTCAGAATGCTGTGAGAGTGGTCAAGTGCTATAAATTGTATTTAGTGTTTGTTAACACTAACGTTCAGAGTTAATGTGTGATTTTACACAGGAGACTTCCATCATCTGCAAACTGTTGCTGcccaatcatttaatttacaagGAAGTGCTTTTGAGAAATTATACATCTGTGTCGATACATAAAAGGGGTGGATAAATATCTTCAATGAAGGTCAGTGTATAACAGTTCTCTCCTCTGGGTACCTCATTAACAGCATTACATTCAACTCCAGCTGGCACAACAGGAGAACTGCTACTTCTCAATAATGCAGTGGGATATCGAGCTTAGAGGACAACAGCTCAGCAGCTGACTAAGACACACAGATCCATGGTTCCGGAGTACATACTCTTTACACCCACTATTCCCTGGCACAGTTTAGACCCATATGCATGTGTACTTTCTTATTTTACAACTACTGGCAGAGGCGACATGCTGTCCAGCTCCCCACAAAACAAATGGCCTTGATAAATAAACATAGGATAACATCCTCAAATACAAAAACTAAGCAGTACTAAATTATGGCTGGTATTACGGCTGAAGTGGGAGAAATACAACCCTGTTGTATCCATAGTGGGGGTTTACAGCTTAGTGGAACCTGAAGTTCCAGTTTCACTCCCTCTTTGGTTTTGGTTCTCACCAGCGTTCTTTGGTCTCAGTGGTCTTGCGTGACTCTCAAACAAAACCATGATTGTTTTCTTTGAATTCATGGTGAAATGAAGGCAGGTAATCTGATCTGTGACAAGGACAAAGTGCCTTTTACAACATCTTCCCAATTTTCTACTCTGAGCACACAGGTTGCTATAGACTGATTCACAAGAGTGAGacgtacagttgcaatcagaaatattcaaccccctcacctcaatagacattatagtgatgtggatgacagataatgacaataaatgacaaaaaacctcatcaaacaacaaaagatatttattgatgcgtattttagttattttgacaacagaagttgacttaactttgaagttcaaatgaaaaatgtaactctttcaacacatgtgtatgtgcagtattattcaaccccccagcttcagtactttgtggcgcatcctctagcttttataacttctaaaaaatgttttcggtaagttttcggtacacctctcgattggaatctttgcccatttttcaaatgcaaaagcctctagatcagtgatgtttgatggcttccatgctgcaactgccttctttaaattccaccaaagattttcaatcaaatttgaatctggtgactgtgaatgccactccaggacgttccaggatctttttctcaaccaagctttggtgaatttggagattttgctttggatcattgtcttgctggaaagtccaatgatcaccaaggtttaatttgtcaacagaaggaatcacattcctctttaaaatggcctggtatttctgtgaattcatgatgccatgtacacaataaagatttctagttcctgccgcagtaAAACAGCCCaatatcatctttgaccaacctccatgctggactatggggatggtattcttctggtcataagcctggcctttcacacgccagacatagcGCTGGTCCATAcatccaaacagttccagtttggtttcatcagtccatagaactgtcacccaaaactctgtaggcttatccaaattcctcctggcatattctagtcgacatttgatgttgcttgtggtcaagagctgagtgcgtcttgaagccggccattaagtcctttattattcagtgcatgtcttatagttgccactgcagcacttgtaccagccttcatcaggtcatcctgtaggtgtcttgtagtcacacaggggtttttctgagttgttctgactaagttgctgagggtccttgatgaaatgctgggctttcttccacggccaggcatgtttgaagctgctccatcagttgtaaacttccttataatgttcccaattgtgtctcttggaatataattttttggggaattcttcttctacccatggcctttcaggtgtgatgaaataatctcctctctcagcttttgtgtaagctcctttgtctttcccatgattgcaactcaccttgaataccttaatgggtggggtttatatatgcatcacagatGAAGccaatgaaggatcagtatagagttcccaaaggcttaataatgtttcaactcaactttaggacaaaaaaaaaaactgtcaacagctttaaaaacagctttaaaaacaacaattttatataggggttgaataattgtgacatggctatcttaacaaaatatactgctactcacaaatactacatcatgcatttttcCGTGTTGATCTTCTGTAttactcaactcataaagaaggcatccgaagcagaatcttgatcaaagaacaagattctgtctactttaattgataaatccttaaaatctttgggggggttgaatatttctgattgcaactgtacatcCACTTGAACATTTACATCAAGGCCACCATggtatatatatgtacatatagtAAACACTGGAGCTTGAGAAAACTGAATATTATTTGAAAACTTTCTATATTTTGGGACACATAACAGTGGGGTTTCTTTGTGTAGAATCTTAAAAATGAACATATTAACACAATGAATGGCTCATGAAGAATAAGATATGGTTTAGtgtccacaaaaaaaaatatttagacAGACAAGCCACCATCTGTTTTAACCATTCGTACAATACTCAGTTTTGACCATGGACAATGTGTTTAATGAGGCACTCCTCAACACACCATGACGCACAACAACACGCCCCCAATCTGCTTTAGTACACTTGgctatttgtttaaatgttaatgtttgtcTTGGAACAAGCCCTACGGGTTTGTATCTTATTCACAAAAGTACATTCCGGCTACATACCAACATACAACAAAGTTTAACTGTATAACTCCGGTCACATCAAGGTCACCCTTTGTTTATGCACAGCTCCCTTCCCCATTCATGGTACTGGTTGGatatatcaataattatctttCCTGCCCATTAAAAACAAAGTATGTGATATTATAATATGTTTGGCTAATATTTGTCTATCTGCACTCTCAGCCTGTCGCATGGTGCAGGGGATTTAATATAGTCTCAATCCATAGTGTCTTCAATTCCCTTAGAGATCACTATCATAATTACGCAAATGAATAATCCCCTTGTTATTTTGTTGGACACAGATGGGCCTGAGGCAATTGAATGCGGTCGTATTTTCACTCCAATTATTCAGGCCGTCACAACGATGAGGCTATAGAGATATCATGGATCCTCTGGAGAACGACGAGGTCTGAGACAGTCCACTTCCAAAGGTTATGTCCTCTCTCCCATGTAAAACGATGATTAATAAGCATGTTTATCTTATGACCTATCACGCAAGCTGGTAGCAGACTATCCTGCAATTCACCAAGTCCACtaatgtcaaaatg
This genomic window contains:
- the erbin gene encoding erbin isoform X3, whose product is MSKRSLFVRLVPCRCLRGEEETVTSLDYSHCSLETVPKEIFNFEKTLQELYLDANQIEELPKQLFNCQLLHRLSLPDNDLTVMPAAIANLINLRELDVSKNSIQEFPENIKNCKVLTIVEASVNPISKLPDGFTQLLSLTQLYLNDAFLEFLPASFGRLTKLQILELRENQLKMLPKSMQKLTQLERLDLGSNEFTEVPEVLEQLTGIKELWMDGNRLTFLPGMVGMLKQLVYLDVSKNNLEMVDEQICGCESLQDLLLSNNALTQLPGSIGSLKKLTALKVDENQLMYLPDSVGGGLPH